From one Luteipulveratus mongoliensis genomic stretch:
- a CDS encoding sensor histidine kinase, with amino-acid sequence MSNALRTVLEEPQPPDPPVRVWRDWALLTFVTVSGVLEGFLREDLPLPGLSVVLAVGLAPLLLWRRTHPLAVVAAAFGVVAVVDIGLIASDAPALDMYTMLYFMLLPYALFRWGSGRDAVAGLAIILVAATMSFFVSWTGVADAVGGVAVLMSTFALGWAVRSQHGARERRLEQVKSEERVLLARELHDTVAHHVSGIVIQAQAGRAVAMSHPERAAEVLAVIEDAASRTLTELRTIVGVLRAPEGADFAPRTGVADLERLADQTEGGPQVDVELSGELDDLSPAVGAALYRLTQESVTNARRHARHATRVAVRVVGDAERVQLTVDDDGAVSSAGGNPSGYGLVGMRERAKLLGGTFDAGPSTGGGWRVEAMLPRAGAPR; translated from the coding sequence TTCGTGACGGTCTCCGGGGTGCTTGAGGGTTTCCTGCGTGAGGATCTGCCGCTACCGGGGCTGTCGGTGGTGTTGGCGGTCGGACTGGCGCCGCTGCTGCTGTGGCGACGTACCCACCCGCTCGCAGTGGTCGCGGCCGCCTTCGGCGTGGTCGCGGTCGTGGACATCGGCCTGATCGCATCCGACGCACCGGCACTCGACATGTACACGATGCTCTACTTCATGCTGCTGCCCTACGCACTCTTCCGGTGGGGTTCCGGGCGAGATGCGGTGGCGGGTCTGGCGATCATCCTGGTCGCGGCCACCATGAGTTTCTTCGTCAGCTGGACCGGGGTGGCCGACGCAGTCGGCGGGGTCGCTGTCCTGATGTCCACCTTTGCCCTGGGCTGGGCCGTGCGTTCTCAGCACGGCGCCCGGGAGCGAAGGCTGGAGCAGGTGAAGTCGGAGGAGCGGGTCCTGTTGGCGCGCGAGCTGCACGACACGGTCGCCCACCACGTCTCCGGCATCGTCATCCAGGCCCAGGCCGGACGTGCCGTCGCAATGTCGCACCCCGAGCGTGCCGCTGAGGTCCTTGCTGTCATCGAGGACGCGGCCTCGCGAACGCTGACCGAGTTGCGCACCATCGTCGGTGTCCTGCGCGCTCCCGAGGGGGCGGACTTCGCGCCACGCACGGGCGTGGCTGACCTCGAGCGGCTCGCCGATCAAACCGAGGGAGGGCCACAGGTCGACGTGGAGCTGTCCGGTGAGCTCGACGATCTCAGCCCCGCGGTCGGGGCCGCGCTCTACCGCCTGACCCAGGAGTCGGTCACGAACGCGCGACGGCACGCCCGCCACGCGACCCGGGTAGCCGTGCGGGTCGTGGGTGACGCCGAGCGAGTGCAGCTGACGGTCGATGACGATGGTGCCGTCAGCTCGGCCGGCGGCAACCCGTCGGGCTACGGCCTGGTCGGCATGCGAGAACGCGCCAAGCTGCTGGGTGGCACGTTCGACGCTGGCCCGAGCACGGGCGGTGGCTGGCGGGTCGAGGCGATGCTGCCCCGAGCGGGTGCTCCCCGATGA